The genomic DNA AAGGACGGCAAGGGCGGCCTGCGCGACCTGCAGACGCTGTTCTGGATCGGCAAATATTTCTATCGCGTCCGCACCGGCGAGGAGCTGGTCGAGAAAGGCGTCTTCACCGAGGCCGAATATCGCGAATTCCAGAAGGCCGAGGATTTTTTGTGGGCGGTACGCTGCCACATGCATTTCCTCACCGGCAAGGCCGAAGAGCGGCTGCATTTCGACATCCAGCGCGAGATCGCCGAGCGGCTGGGCTACACCACGCATCCCGGCCTGTCGGCGGTCGAGCGCTTCATGAAGCACTATTTCCTGGTCGCCAAGGATGTCGGCGACCTGACCCGCATCTTCTGCGCCGCGCTCGAGGAAGAGCAAGCCAAGCACGTCCCCGGCTTCAACCGCATCTTCCTCACCTTCTCGCGGCGCAAGCGCAAGCTTGCCGGCACATCCGACTTCATCGTCGACAACCACCGCATCAACATCGCCGACGACATGGTGTTCGAGCGCGATCCGGTCAACCTGCTCCGCCTGTTCTGGTTCGCCGACAAGCATGGGCTGGAGTTCCATCCCGACGCGCTGAAGCTGCTCACCCGCTCGCTCGGCCTGGTCAACAAGTCGCTCAGGCGCGACGAGGAGGCCAACCGGCTGTTCCTCGACATCCTGACTTCGGACCGCAATGCAGAGCTCAACCTCAGGCGCATGAACGAGGCGGGGCTGCTCGGCAAGCTGATCCCCGACTTCGGCAAGATCGTCGCCATGATGCAGTTCTCGATGTACCACCATTATACGGTGGACGAGCATCTCATCCGCTGCATCGGCGTGCTGGCCGAGATCGAGCGCGGCGACGGCGCCAAGGTGCATCCGCTGGCGCATTCGCTGATGCCGGGGCTGAAGAAGAGCCGCGAGGCGCTCTATGTCGCCGTGCTGCTGCACGACATCGCCAAGGGCCGGCCGGAGGACCATTCGGAGGCCGGCGCCAGGATCGCACGGCGCATCTGCCCGCATATGGGGTTGTCGGCCGCCGACACCGAGACCGTCGCCTGGCTGGTCGAAAACCATCTCGTCATGTCGATGACGGCGCAGACGCGCGACCTCAACGACCGCAAGACGATCGAGGATTTTGCTTCGATCGTGCAGTCGGTCGAACGGCTGAAGCTGCTGCTCGTCCTCACCGTCTGCGACATCAGGGGTGTCGGGCCGGGCGTCTGGAACGGCTGGAAGGGGCAACTGCTGCGCACGCTCTATTTCGAGACCGAGCTGCTTTTGACCGGCGGCTTCTCCGAGGTGTCGCGCGCCGAGCGCACCGCGGCGGCGCGCGAGCGGCTGGCCGAGGCGCTCTCCGCCTGGCCGGCGAAAGAACGCAAGCGCTATGTCGCCCAGCACTACGAGAACTATCTGCTGACCGTCGACCTGCCCGACCAGTTGCGCCACGCCGAATTCATCCGCGAGGCGGACGCCGCCGGCAAGAAGCTCGCCACCATGGTGAAGACCCACGAATTCGAGGCGGTGACCGAAATCACAGTGCTCGCGCAGGACCATCCGCGCCTGCTCTCGGTGATTGCCGGCGCGTGCGCGGGGGCCGGCGGCAACATCGTCGACGCGCAGATCTTCACCACCTCGGACGGGCGCGCGCTTGATACCATCCTGATCTCGAGGGAATTCGACCTCGATGAGGACGAGCGTCGTCGTGCCGAGCGCGTCGGGCGGCTGATCGAGGACGTGCTGTCCGGCAGGAGCTGGCTGCCCGAGATGATCGAGAAGCGCACCAAGCCGAAGCGCGGCGCCAAGGCTTTCCGCATTCCGCCGCGCGCCGAGATCCGCAACACGCTGTCGAACCGCTTTTCCGTCATCGAGATCGAGGGGCTGGACCGGCCGGGCCTGCTTTCCGAGATCACCGGCGCGCTTTCGGACCTTTCGCTCGACATCGCCTCGGCCCACATCACCACCTTCGGCGAAAAGGTCATCGACACCTTCTACGTCACCGACCTCACCGGACAGAAGATCGACAGCCCGACGCGCACGGCCACCATCCACAAACGGCTGATCGACACGCTGGACGGCAATGCGCCCGAACGCAACGGCAAGGCCAAGGCGGCGGCGGCCGAGTGATCATCACCATCCATTTGACGCAATTGCGCAGGCAGTCATCCACCGCATGAGCCTTGTCAAGAAATTCGCCACCGTCGCTTCCGGCACGCTGATGAGCCGCGCGCTGGGTTTCGGCCGCGAGATGCTGATGGCGGCGGCGCTCGGCACCGGGCCGGTCGCCGACGCCTTCAACGCTGCCTTCCAGTTCCCCAACACCTTCCGCCGGCTGTTCGCCGAAGGGGCTTTCAACGCCGCCTTCGTGCCGCTCTTCGCCAAGGAGATCGAGACGCACGGCACCGACGGCGCCAAGCGCTTTTCGGAAGAGGTGTTCGGCGTGCTGTTCTCGGCGCTGCTCGCGCTCACCATCGCCATGGAACTGGCGATGCCGCTGATCGTCCGCTACCTGGTGGCGCCGGGCTTTGCCGACATTCCGGGCAAGTTCGAGACGACCGTCCGGCTGGCGACGATCATGTTCCCGTATCTGATCTGCATGTCGCTCGGCGCCATGATGGCGGGCATGCTGAATTCGCTCCGCCGCTATTTCGCCGCTGCGATCGCGCCCGCTTTCCTCAACATCATCCTGATCAGCGTGCTCGGCTATGCCTGGTATCACGGGCTGGATGCGCATGATGTCGGCTACGGGCTTTCCTGGGGCGTGCTGGCGGCCGGCATCGTGCAGCTCGCCATCGTCTGGGTGGCGGTGCGCCATGCCGGCATCTCGATCGGTTTCCGCCGGCCGCACCTGACGCCGAACGTCAAACGGCTGCTGATCCTGGCGCTGCCGGCGGCGATCACCGGCGGCATCACCCAGATCAACCAGCTTATCGGCACGGCGATCGCCTCGGGGCAGAACAGCGCCGTGTCGTCGCTGGCCTATGCCGACCGCATCTACCAGCTCCCGCTCGGCGTCGTCGGCGTGGCGGTGGCGATCGTGCTGTTGCCGGAGCTGTCGCGGGCGCTGAAGTCGGGCAATCTGATCGAGGCGGCGAACCTGCAGAACCGCTCGGTCGAGTTCACGCTGTTCATGACGCTGCCGGCCGCCGCGGCGCTCTGGGTGATGTCGGAACCGATCGTGCGGCTGGTCTACGAGCGCGGTGCGTTCGCCGCCAACCACTCGACGCCGATCGTCGCCTCGATCCTGGCGATCTTCGGCCTCGGCCTGCCGGCCTTCGTGCTGATCAAGGCCTTCACGCCCGGCTATTTCGCGCGCGAGGACACGCGCACGCCGATGGTCTTCGCCGCCATCTCGGTCGGCGTGAACGTCGCCATCGCGCTGTCCTTGTTCCCCTCGATGGGCGCGCCCGGCATCGCGGTCGCTTCGGCCGTCGCCGGCTGGGTCAATGCGCTGATGCTGCTCGGCATGCTGATCCGGCGCGGCCACTGGGGCCGCGACATACCGCTCTTGAACCGCATTCCAAGGCTCGTCCTGTCCGCTGTGATCATGGCCACGGCGCTCTACTTCGCCGAGCATTATTTTGCCACCCAGCTTGGGCCTGGTTCGCCGCTGGTGGTCAAGGCGACGACCGTGCTTGCGCTGGTCGGCGGCGGCGCGGCGCTCTATTTCATCACCGCTTTCGGCACCGGCGGCGCCGATTTCGGCATGATCCGCAGGAACGTCAAGCGCGGCTCGAAGGCGGAGCCGCCGGTCACGGAACAGTCTCCAGATCCGTGAGTGCCGTCGACAGGCATCAGTCTTCGCCGGACAATTCGTCGTAGACCGAGCGTGGCACCGGTTCGCGTGCCCGCTCGCTCAGCTTGATTCCGAATTCGGCCCGGAGTCGCGCCGCTGTCTCCAGTGGTGTCTCGTGGTCTTGTCGGCGCTTTAGAGCTTTCTCGTCGTTGACGATGACAGGCATCCGCTTCTCACATCAGAATCCTGCAGGACACATCTCACCCCTATCACACACATGTCGATGTCGGCGCTGCCCCTCATTGCCCTGCCGGGCATTTCTCCCCGTAAAAAACGGGGAGAAAGTGGCTGACCGCAATGCCGCTGCTTCTCCTGCCACGTCGGCGTTTGGCAAAACCGTCGATGAAGGCGTCCTTCTCCCCGTCCTTCACGGGGAGAAGATGGCGGCAGCCAGATGAGGGGCGGCGCCAGCCGTTCAAGCCGAGCGACAGGCACGACAAGCGCGATGCCCGGAACAATACGGAAGGGCAATCCGACCAAAGCGACAGCGCCGCCACGATCGCCCGCCCCTCTTGATCCCGCATTCGCCTTCGTCCATAAGCGCGCCGTCGCAAGACTTTCGCCGCGCGCGGTTTCCAGCCGCATGATTGGCTCCAAAAAGTCTGCAACTTTTTGGAATCATGCTTATACGGCCCTCCACAAGCCCTGGGGAATTCATGTCCGCCTTCAAGCCACTCGTCTTTTCGGGCGTCCAGCCGACCGGCAATCTGCATCTCGGCAACTATCTCGGCGCCATCAAGAAATTCGTCGCCCTCCAGGAACAGTCCGACTGCATCTATTGCGTCGTCGACATGCATTCGCTGACGGCGCAGCTCGTCCATCAGGATCTCGGCGACCAGACCCGCTCGATCACCGCGGCGTTCCTCGCCTCCGGCATCGACCCCAAGAAGCACATCGTCTTCAACCAGTCGCGGGTCATCCAGCACGCCGAGCTTGCCTGGATCTTCAACTGCGTGGCGCGCATCGGCTGGATGTACCGCATGACGCAGTTCAAGGACAAAGCCGGCAAGGACCGCGAGAACGCCTCGCTCGGCCTGCTCGCCTATCCGAGCCTGATGGCCGCCGATATCCTGCTCTACCGCGCCACCCACGTGCCGGTGGGCGAGGACCAGAAGCAGCATCTCGAGCTCACCCGCGACATCGCGCAGAAGTTCAACAACGACTTCTCCGAGCGCATCGCGGCGCTTGGCGTCGGGGTCGAGATGCAGGTCGGCGAGGAGACGGTGAACGGCTATTTCCCGATCACCGAACCGGTAATCGGCGGTCCGGCGGCGCGCATCATGAGCCTGCGCGACGGTTCCAAGAAGATGTCGAAGTCGGATCCGTCGGACCTGTCGCGCATCAACCTGACCGACGATGCCGACACCATCTCGAAGAAGATCCGCAAGGCTAAGACCGATCCCGAGGCCTTGCCGAACGAGGTCGACGGGCTGGAAAGCCGGCCCGAAGCCGAAAACCTGGTCGGCATCTATGCCGGCCTCGCCGAAATCTCGAAGGCCGACGTACTGAAGGAATATGGCGGCCGGCAGTTCTCCGTGTTCAAGCCGGCGCTCGCCGACCTTGCGGTGGAGAAGCTCGCGCCGATCGCTTCCGAGATGCGCCGCATAGAGGGCGACCGCGCCTATGTCGATGCCGTGCTCCGGAACGGCGGCGAGCGGGCGCGGGCGATCGCCGAAGGCACGATGAAGACGGTGCGCGACATCATCGGCCTGCTGCAGGACTGACCGGTCCTGCCTTACTGACTTCCATCGCCATGCCGGCTGGCGCTTGCCGCCGGTCCGTGGCGGTGGCAGATTGCGGCCGAATTGATACCGAGCAGACAGACATGGTTTCCAAACGCCTCAGCCGCGAAGCCGGCCATCGCCGCAAGTTCCTGGCGATCATCGACGACACGCCGGAATGCGAGCGCGCCGTCGCCTACGCCTCGAAGCGGGCGCAGAGCACCAATGGCGTGCTGGTGCTGCTCTATGTGATCGAGCCGGATGATTTCCAGCACTGGCTGGGCGTCGAGAAGATCATGCGCGAGGAAGCCAACGCGACCGCGCGCGCGGCCCTCGACACCTACGCCAACAAGGTGCGCCAGAAGGTCGGCATCGAACCCGAACTGACGGTGCGCGAAGGCAAGCCGACAGAAGAGATCCACAAGCTGATCGAGGAAGACCAGGACATAGCCATCCTGGTGCTGGCGGCCGGTGCCGGCAAGGAAGGCCCGGGGCCGCTGGTGAGCGCCGTGGCCGGCCGGGGCGCCGCCTTCCCCATCCCGGTTACCGTGGTGCCGCAGAATCTGTCGGACGAGGAGATCGAGAGCCTGGCCTGAGATGCGTTGTGGGGCCGGCCTGACCTGAATCTCAGCACATCTCATCGTGGGTGACAGAAGCCCACAAAACATCCCGCCAGCCAGCCGTTCGGGCGTCGCGTTTCGCTTGAATGTCCAGCCGATAGAGCCTATTTAGAATTATTCCAAACTATCGGCCCGGGAAGGGCCTGGAGATACCCATGTTCATCCAGACCGAATCGACGCCGAACCCGGCGACGTTGAAGTTCCTGCCCGGCAAGGAAGTGCTGCGCGAAGGCACCGCCGATTTCCGCGACGCGGCAACGGCAGGCGAGGCCTCGCCACTGGCCGGCCGGCTGTTCGAGATCCCCGGCGTCACCGGCGTCTTCTTCGGCTACGATTTCATCACCGTCACCAAGGACGGTCCCGACTGGCAGCACCTGAAGCCGGCGATCCTCGGCGCGATCATGGAGCATTTCATGTCAGGCGCGCCGGTCATGGCGTCGGCGGCTCCGGCGGCTGATGCCGGCCAGGGCGGGGAGTTCTACGACAAGGCCGACGAAGAGCTGGTGCGGACCATAAAGGAATTGCTCGACACGAGGGTGCGCCCGGCGGTCGCGCAGGACGGCGGCGACATCACCTTCCGCGGCTTCGAGAACGGCACCGTGTTCCTGCACATGAAGGGCGCCTGCGCCGGCTGCCCGTCGTCGACGGCGACGCTGAAGCACGGCATCCAGAACCTGCTTCGCCACTTCGTTCCGGAGGTGCAGCAGGTCGAGCAGGTCGCCTGACAATTCCGCTTCGCCGGCCCCGGCGGAGCGAATTCCCTCCTATCCAAGACCTAAAAACAAAAAACCGGGCCCCAACGGCCCGGTTTTCTGTTCTTGGACGTCTTGTTGTTGCCTAGACGGTCCGCGCATGAATGCTTTTGTCCGCGGTCATCGTGATCACAACACGATGACCTTGGCCCCGACCGAGGTGCGGTCGTAGAGATCGATAATGTCCTGGTTCATCAGGCGGATGCAGCCCGACGACATCGCCTTGCCGATCGAGAACCATTCCGGGCTGCCATGCAGGCGGTAGCCCATGTCGCCGCCCTTGTTGAACAGATACATGGCGCGCGCGCCGAGCGGGTTCTTCAGGCCCGGCTCCATGCCGCCGGCGAACTTGGCGAGCTCGGGCTGGCGCCTGATCATCTGCGAAGGCGGCGTCCAGGTCGGCCATTCGCGCTTCAGCGCGATATGGGCGGTGCCGTGCCATTCGAAGCCCTCGCGGCCGACGCCGATGCCATAGCGCATCGCCATGCCGTCACCCTCGATGAAGTAGAGGAACTTGTTCTGGGTGTCGACGATGATGGTGCCCGGCTTCTCCGAGGAGTCGTAGCGCACTTCCTGCCGGTGAAAGCGCGCCGGCACCTTCTCGATCGGGACGCGCGGCAGCTGGTAGCCGGCGTCGGTCATCGCGCCATAGTTGTTGGTGAAGAGCTGCGAGCCGATCGTGCTGCAGCCGCTGACCGCGGCCGAAAGCGCAAGAGCAGCGAGGATTGCAAGTGACTTCAAGCGCATGAATAGGTCCGACGCCCTGCCCAAATATCAGCGGCACGAGTCGGCCGCCTTGTCGCCATCATTCATGCTGGCATTTCTTTTGCTTGCCAAGCGCGAGGTGCCTATATGCAAGGCTTTACCCGCCGGTAAGTGCCGAACTGCGGCATTTCGGCAACAGGGCTGACAGGATTGTGAAGCAAAATCAATGGGGCCGCTCAAGGCCCATCGGAGACCAAGGAGTGCGCCATGAATGTCGGTGATGCCGCCGAGCGTTCCGGACTGCCGGCCAAGACCATACGCTATTATGAGGAGATCGGCCTGATCCGGCCTGCCAGGGCCGAGAACGGCTACCGCGATTATTCCGGCGACGACGTCCACCGGCTGGCTTTCCTGCGCCGGGCGCGCAACCTCGGCTTTTCAATCGACGATTGCAGGCAGCTCATGGCGCTCTATCAGGATCGCGACCGCGCCAGCCACGACGTGCGCGAAATCGCCGCCGCCCATGTGAAGGCAATCGAGGAAAAGGTGCGCGAGCTGCAGTCGATGCGCGCGACGCTGCAGAAGCTGATCCACGCCTGCCATGGTGACGAACGGCCGGAGTGTCCGATTTTGGATGATATGGCGGGAGCGGCCTGAGGCGCCGTGGCCAGAACCTGGACAAGTGTCCCATCCCTGTCTTAGCTCTCTGGCCAGCAACAACTCAGCGGCAGGAGTGCTTCACCGTGAAGGGATACTGGCTCATCGTCGGCACCGAGATTTCGGATCAGGAAGCGCAAGCCGAATACGCCAGGCTGTGGAAGCCTATCGGCGAGAAGTATCAGGCGCGCAGCAATCCCACCAAAGAGCCACCCTTGCTGGTAGAGGCGCGCGATGCCGGCCGGGTGGTTGTCGTCGAATTCCCGTCACTGGAAATGGCCAAGGCCTGCTACGACGACCCGGCCTACGACGAAGCCCGGCGGTTTGCGCTGCGGGCGTCAAACCGTGTCCTTCTCATCTTCGAAGGAGACCTCGGGGGAGCCTGAATGAAGGGCTCTACAGTCGGGCACATACCCGTCTGACAATACTCGCATTCATCCCTGTGACGGGACAGGACCAGTAAATTAAGTTCTAGCGCTCAGTCGTGATTGAGCCTGTGCCCATGGGCACGAAGAAGCAGGTCCATCCGTATCTCTGATACGCCTCGAACTTCATATGTGGCGTGATCGTCCGGTAAAACGTCATCAAACGTTCGCAGATATGGTATCGGTCATCCGGCGCGGTCTGGACTCGCTCGCTTGGGATGAACCATTCCGCTTCCTGCGGTTCATTCATGTAGGTCGGGCGCGGCACCCTGACGTAATACCCATCCTTTGTCGCCCTGACATCACTGGGGTCGATCGGGTGGCAATCCTTGCCCCCACAACAGTCATATCGCATAACAGGGTCAGCCTTGCCTGTGTACCAATCGTGAGCGTCTGCATCGCCAACCAAGGCAAGCCAAACCCATGCGACGTGTCTTCCTCGGTGGTACATGGAAATCCCCTCGCATTTACGCATAACATATTAGTGATATCTAATCTTGGGCCCGAAGTCGCACTGTCGGCCGCATAGGTCCGTCGGGGTCCGTCAACCAGATAAGAAGCGGGTTCAAACCGTGAACAAAATCTGGCATGGTGCTGCCATGCCTATCGTCTCCCCGATTCCCCTCAACCCGCTGATCGACGGCCGCCAGTCGGAGCGCGCCATGCTGGTGCGGCGCGGCGTACAGCGCTTGCTCCGCGAAATGGGCGCGCATGTGCTGCCGGAACTGTCGCTCGCCACCGGGCGCCGCGCCGACCTCGTCGCGCTGACCCGGCAGGGCGACATCTGGATCATCGAGATCAAGTCCTCGATCGAGGATTTCCGCGTCGACCGCAAATGGCCGGACTATCGGCTGCATTCCGACCGCTTCTTCTTCGCCACCCATCCGGGCGTGCCGCAGGAGATCTTTCCGGAGGAATGCGGCTTCATCCTCTCCGACGGCTATGGCGCCGAGATCCTGCGCGATGCGCCGGAGCACCGCATGGCGGCCGCGACGCGCAAGGCGCTGATGCTCAGGATCGCCCGCGCCGGCGCTGCGCGCCTTCTGGCGGCGGAGCTTGCCGGTGTGGCGGTGCCGGCGCTGGACGGCGAGAGCGAGTAGCGCCCAGTTCCTCGCCCCACGCAGTGGGGAGAGGTGGCCCGGCCAAGCCGGGACGGAGAGGGGTCAGCGCGGCGTCTGGGAGTTGTCTCGAAGCCTCTATGAGCTTCGTATCGCGGCTGGTCTTATGCCCTTCTTGCGCCGGGGTTTGGCGTCGCGGAGGGCGTCCCCCGCTCCGTCCCGGCTTCGCCGGGCCACCCCCCCGCCTTCGCGGGGGCGAGGAAAACGGGCGGCGTTGCGGCCTGGCCTACTCCACTTCCTCCTCCTCACCTGCCGCCGGCGCCGTGAGCAGCACGGCGGCGCCGAACAGCGCGGCAATCAGCGAACCCGCGAGGATGCCGACCTTCACCGCGTCCTGAAGCGCTGCGTCACCGGCGAAGGCGAGCAGGCCGATGAACAGGCTCATGGTGAAGCCGATGCCGCACAGAAGCGAAATGCCAAGCATATGCAGCCAGCCGGAATTGACCGGCAGGTCGGCGAGGCCGAGCCGAATGGCGATGGCCGAGGAGCCGAAGACGCCGACCAGCTTGCCGACAACGAGGCCGGCGGCGACGCCCAGCGTCAGCGGCTCGACGAGCGCGGCGACGCTCAGGCCGCCGAGCGAGACGCCGGCATTGGCGAAGCCGAAGATCGGGATGACGATGAAGGGCACGAGCTTGTGCAGGCCATGTTCCAGCCGGTGCAGCGGCGAATGCTCGACATCGTGGCCGATGCCGGGCGAGCGCTCGAGCGGAATGGTGAGCGCCAGCGCCACGCCGGCCAACGTGGCATGCACGCCCGACTTCAGCACCAGCACCCACAGCAGCGCGCCGATCACGAGATAGGGCACGAGATTCATCACGCGCACGCGGTTGAGCGCGATCAGCACGGCGATGGCCGCGAAGGCCGCCGCCAGATAGGCGAGCGACAGGCCGCTGGTATAAAACAAAGCAATGATGATGACGGCGCCGAGATCGTCGATGATGGCCAAGGCGGTGAGGAACACTTTCAGCGACGCCGGCACCCGGCTGCCGAGCAGCGAGAGCACGCCGAGTGCGAAGGCGATGTCGGTGGCGGTCGGGATCGCCCAGCCGGACAGCGCCGCCGGACTGTCGCGGTTGATCAAGACATAGACCAGCGCCGGAACCAGCATGCCGCCGGCGGCGGCGATGCCGGGCAGCACGCGGCGAGGCCAGGTCGAGAGCTGGCCGTCCAGCATCTCGCGCTTGATCTCGAGGCCGACCAGCAGGAAGAACACCGCCATCAGCCCGTCATTGATCCAATGCGAGACGCTGAGCGGTCCGAGATAGCCGTGGAGGACGGCGAAATAGGTTTCGGAGAGCGGCGAGTTGGCGACGATCAGAGCCAGCGCCGCTGCCGCCATCAGGATGATGCCGCCGGCCGCCTCGCCGTCGAGGAATTCACGAAGGATCGATCTCGGCCGCTCGTCGCGCATATCGCCTCCGTCACACGGCCAACGGGCCGGAATCCTGTTGTCGGATGATGCGTAAGCGTCTTTGGCGACGCAAGCGTGTTAACGCGGCGCGCGCTTGGCGAGGATACGCTGCAAGGTGCGGCGATGCATGTTGAGCCGGCGCGCGGTCTCGGAGACGTTGCGGTCGCACATTTCATAGACGCGCTGGATGTGTTCCCAGCGCACGCGGTCGGCCGACATAGGGTTTTCGGGCGGCGCCGCGCGCTCGCCGGCGGTGCGGGTGAGCGCGGCGAAGACGTCGTCGGCGTCGGCCGGCTTCGACAGATAGTCGACGGCGCCGAGCTTCACCGCCGTCACCGCGGTGGCGATGTTGCCATAGCCGGTCAGGATGATGGTGCGGGA from Mesorhizobium sp. M1E.F.Ca.ET.045.02.1.1 includes the following:
- the murJ gene encoding murein biosynthesis integral membrane protein MurJ, translating into MSLVKKFATVASGTLMSRALGFGREMLMAAALGTGPVADAFNAAFQFPNTFRRLFAEGAFNAAFVPLFAKEIETHGTDGAKRFSEEVFGVLFSALLALTIAMELAMPLIVRYLVAPGFADIPGKFETTVRLATIMFPYLICMSLGAMMAGMLNSLRRYFAAAIAPAFLNIILISVLGYAWYHGLDAHDVGYGLSWGVLAAGIVQLAIVWVAVRHAGISIGFRRPHLTPNVKRLLILALPAAITGGITQINQLIGTAIASGQNSAVSSLAYADRIYQLPLGVVGVAVAIVLLPELSRALKSGNLIEAANLQNRSVEFTLFMTLPAAAALWVMSEPIVRLVYERGAFAANHSTPIVASILAIFGLGLPAFVLIKAFTPGYFAREDTRTPMVFAAISVGVNVAIALSLFPSMGAPGIAVASAVAGWVNALMLLGMLIRRGHWGRDIPLLNRIPRLVLSAVIMATALYFAEHYFATQLGPGSPLVVKATTVLALVGGGAALYFITAFGTGGADFGMIRRNVKRGSKAEPPVTEQSPDP
- a CDS encoding universal stress protein, encoding MVSKRLSREAGHRRKFLAIIDDTPECERAVAYASKRAQSTNGVLVLLYVIEPDDFQHWLGVEKIMREEANATARAALDTYANKVRQKVGIEPELTVREGKPTEEIHKLIEEDQDIAILVLAAGAGKEGPGPLVSAVAGRGAAFPIPVTVVPQNLSDEEIESLA
- the nhaA gene encoding Na+/H+ antiporter NhaA, giving the protein MRDERPRSILREFLDGEAAGGIILMAAAALALIVANSPLSETYFAVLHGYLGPLSVSHWINDGLMAVFFLLVGLEIKREMLDGQLSTWPRRVLPGIAAAGGMLVPALVYVLINRDSPAALSGWAIPTATDIAFALGVLSLLGSRVPASLKVFLTALAIIDDLGAVIIIALFYTSGLSLAYLAAAFAAIAVLIALNRVRVMNLVPYLVIGALLWVLVLKSGVHATLAGVALALTIPLERSPGIGHDVEHSPLHRLEHGLHKLVPFIVIPIFGFANAGVSLGGLSVAALVEPLTLGVAAGLVVGKLVGVFGSSAIAIRLGLADLPVNSGWLHMLGISLLCGIGFTMSLFIGLLAFAGDAALQDAVKVGILAGSLIAALFGAAVLLTAPAAGEEEEVE
- a CDS encoding ActR/PrrA/RegA family redox response regulator transcription factor, producing the protein MSAEEPTGAMVEGEDTSLLIVDDDKPFLTRLARAMETRGFAVETAESVEEAVAKARARPPAYAVVDMRLGDGNGLDVVAAIREKRDDSRTIILTGYGNIATAVTAVKLGAVDYLSKPADADDVFAALTRTAGERAAPPENPMSADRVRWEHIQRVYEMCDRNVSETARRLNMHRRTLQRILAKRAPR
- a CDS encoding DUF1330 domain-containing protein — its product is MKGYWLIVGTEISDQEAQAEYARLWKPIGEKYQARSNPTKEPPLLVEARDAGRVVVVEFPSLEMAKACYDDPAYDEARRFALRASNRVLLIFEGDLGGA
- a CDS encoding L,D-transpeptidase, giving the protein MRLKSLAILAALALSAAVSGCSTIGSQLFTNNYGAMTDAGYQLPRVPIEKVPARFHRQEVRYDSSEKPGTIIVDTQNKFLYFIEGDGMAMRYGIGVGREGFEWHGTAHIALKREWPTWTPPSQMIRRQPELAKFAGGMEPGLKNPLGARAMYLFNKGGDMGYRLHGSPEWFSIGKAMSSGCIRLMNQDIIDLYDRTSVGAKVIVL
- the trpS gene encoding tryptophan--tRNA ligase, producing MSAFKPLVFSGVQPTGNLHLGNYLGAIKKFVALQEQSDCIYCVVDMHSLTAQLVHQDLGDQTRSITAAFLASGIDPKKHIVFNQSRVIQHAELAWIFNCVARIGWMYRMTQFKDKAGKDRENASLGLLAYPSLMAADILLYRATHVPVGEDQKQHLELTRDIAQKFNNDFSERIAALGVGVEMQVGEETVNGYFPITEPVIGGPAARIMSLRDGSKKMSKSDPSDLSRINLTDDADTISKKIRKAKTDPEALPNEVDGLESRPEAENLVGIYAGLAEISKADVLKEYGGRQFSVFKPALADLAVEKLAPIASEMRRIEGDRAYVDAVLRNGGERARAIAEGTMKTVRDIIGLLQD
- a CDS encoding [protein-PII] uridylyltransferase, whose product is MAKISLKLDEIIEGDALRRDMTALTRASAGDGSGKATRTAVLQLLKGRLGEGRKIAEAMLKEDGGGNACAERLSHLMDELIQALYDFAAGHVYRVKNRSAAERMAVVAVGGYGRGTLAPGSDIDLLFLLPYKQTPWGEQIVEYMLYMLWDMGLKVGHATRNIEECLRLSRTDITIRTSILEARFLWGERKLYDELLTRFDHEVVRTTGPEYVQAKLAERDERHAKAGESRYLVEPNVKDGKGGLRDLQTLFWIGKYFYRVRTGEELVEKGVFTEAEYREFQKAEDFLWAVRCHMHFLTGKAEERLHFDIQREIAERLGYTTHPGLSAVERFMKHYFLVAKDVGDLTRIFCAALEEEQAKHVPGFNRIFLTFSRRKRKLAGTSDFIVDNHRINIADDMVFERDPVNLLRLFWFADKHGLEFHPDALKLLTRSLGLVNKSLRRDEEANRLFLDILTSDRNAELNLRRMNEAGLLGKLIPDFGKIVAMMQFSMYHHYTVDEHLIRCIGVLAEIERGDGAKVHPLAHSLMPGLKKSREALYVAVLLHDIAKGRPEDHSEAGARIARRICPHMGLSAADTETVAWLVENHLVMSMTAQTRDLNDRKTIEDFASIVQSVERLKLLLVLTVCDIRGVGPGVWNGWKGQLLRTLYFETELLLTGGFSEVSRAERTAAARERLAEALSAWPAKERKRYVAQHYENYLLTVDLPDQLRHAEFIREADAAGKKLATMVKTHEFEAVTEITVLAQDHPRLLSVIAGACAGAGGNIVDAQIFTTSDGRALDTILISREFDLDEDERRRAERVGRLIEDVLSGRSWLPEMIEKRTKPKRGAKAFRIPPRAEIRNTLSNRFSVIEIEGLDRPGLLSEITGALSDLSLDIASAHITTFGEKVIDTFYVTDLTGQKIDSPTRTATIHKRLIDTLDGNAPERNGKAKAAAAE
- the cueR gene encoding Cu(I)-responsive transcriptional regulator, translating into MNVGDAAERSGLPAKTIRYYEEIGLIRPARAENGYRDYSGDDVHRLAFLRRARNLGFSIDDCRQLMALYQDRDRASHDVREIAAAHVKAIEEKVRELQSMRATLQKLIHACHGDERPECPILDDMAGAA
- a CDS encoding NifU family protein, which codes for MFIQTESTPNPATLKFLPGKEVLREGTADFRDAATAGEASPLAGRLFEIPGVTGVFFGYDFITVTKDGPDWQHLKPAILGAIMEHFMSGAPVMASAAPAADAGQGGEFYDKADEELVRTIKELLDTRVRPAVAQDGGDITFRGFENGTVFLHMKGACAGCPSSTATLKHGIQNLLRHFVPEVQQVEQVA
- a CDS encoding MmcB family DNA repair protein encodes the protein MPIVSPIPLNPLIDGRQSERAMLVRRGVQRLLREMGAHVLPELSLATGRRADLVALTRQGDIWIIEIKSSIEDFRVDRKWPDYRLHSDRFFFATHPGVPQEIFPEECGFILSDGYGAEILRDAPEHRMAAATRKALMLRIARAGAARLLAAELAGVAVPALDGESE